The proteins below are encoded in one region of Alistipes communis:
- a CDS encoding glutamine synthetase III family protein yields the protein MASLRFRMVEEALSHVAVPAQAPAGRSTDYFGELVFGRNVMRRYLDRETYEALIQTMEHGTPLTREVADGIAAGMKQWAVEHGADHYTHWFQPLTGGTAEKHDSFAEPDGRGGVLEEFSGKLLVQQEPDASSFPNGGIRNTFEARGYSAWDPASPAFIVGSTLCIPTVFIAYTGEALDYKTPLLRSLAAVDRAATEVCRYFDRNVTKVFSYLGWEQEYFLVDEALWAARPDLVLTGRTLMGHESAKNQQLEDHYFGAIPERVIEFMRDLEYESLRLGIPVKTRHNEVAPNQFELAPIYEEANLANDHNQLLMTIMNKIARRHNFRILLHEKPFKGVNGSGKHNNWSLGTDTGVNLLGPGKTPSENLQFITFLVNVMAAVYRHNGLLKASIMSATNAHRLGANEAPPAIISTFLGAQISAVLEKLEASRSDAAITFSAKNMFKMSGISHIPTLMLDNTDRNRTSPFAFTGNRFEFRAVGSSDNCADAMLTLNTAVAEQLTRFKEAVDRHIESGMKKEKAIYEELKKLIRECKPIHFDGNGYSDEWKAEAARRGLDCETSTPLIFDRYLTADSIRMFESTGVLNKVEIEARTEVKWETYTKKIQIEGRVLGDLTMNHIVPIASRYEAMLLDKVYKMAQIGGLDASADIDLLKKIQGHTAAIQTLTIEMIEARKKANRIENARAKAIAYHDTVEVYFEEIRRHIDKLEEIIDDQMWTLPKYRELLFIK from the coding sequence ATGGCATCGTTGAGATTCAGGATGGTCGAAGAGGCGCTCAGCCACGTAGCGGTTCCCGCACAGGCTCCCGCCGGACGTTCGACCGATTATTTCGGGGAGTTGGTCTTCGGGCGCAACGTCATGCGGCGGTATCTCGACCGCGAGACCTACGAAGCGCTGATCCAGACCATGGAACACGGCACGCCCCTCACGCGCGAAGTGGCCGACGGCATCGCCGCAGGCATGAAGCAGTGGGCGGTGGAGCACGGCGCCGACCACTACACCCACTGGTTCCAGCCGCTCACGGGGGGAACCGCCGAGAAACACGACTCCTTCGCCGAACCCGACGGACGGGGCGGCGTGCTCGAAGAGTTCTCCGGCAAGCTGCTCGTCCAGCAGGAACCCGATGCCTCGTCGTTCCCCAACGGCGGAATCCGCAACACGTTCGAAGCGCGCGGCTACTCCGCCTGGGACCCCGCGTCGCCCGCCTTCATCGTCGGCTCGACGCTCTGCATCCCGACCGTGTTCATCGCCTATACGGGCGAGGCGCTCGACTACAAGACCCCGCTGCTGCGCTCGCTGGCAGCCGTCGACAGGGCCGCGACGGAAGTATGCCGCTACTTCGACCGCAACGTCACGAAGGTTTTCAGCTACCTGGGCTGGGAGCAGGAGTATTTCCTCGTGGACGAAGCGCTGTGGGCCGCACGCCCCGACCTGGTGCTGACGGGTCGCACGCTCATGGGCCACGAATCGGCCAAGAACCAGCAGCTCGAAGACCACTATTTCGGCGCGATTCCCGAACGCGTGATCGAATTCATGCGCGACCTGGAATACGAATCGCTCCGGTTGGGCATTCCCGTCAAAACCCGCCACAACGAAGTGGCGCCCAACCAATTCGAGCTGGCGCCCATTTACGAGGAAGCCAACCTGGCCAACGACCACAACCAGCTGCTGATGACGATCATGAACAAGATCGCCCGCCGCCACAACTTCCGCATCCTGCTCCACGAGAAGCCCTTCAAGGGGGTCAACGGTTCGGGCAAACACAACAACTGGTCGCTGGGCACTGACACGGGCGTCAACCTGCTCGGGCCGGGCAAGACGCCTTCGGAGAACCTCCAATTCATCACCTTTCTGGTCAACGTCATGGCGGCCGTCTACCGGCACAACGGCCTGCTCAAAGCCTCGATCATGAGCGCCACCAACGCCCACCGGCTGGGAGCCAACGAAGCGCCGCCCGCCATCATCTCGACCTTTCTGGGCGCACAGATTTCGGCCGTGCTCGAAAAACTGGAAGCGAGCCGCAGCGATGCGGCCATCACCTTCTCGGCGAAGAACATGTTCAAGATGAGCGGCATCTCGCACATCCCCACGCTGATGCTCGACAACACCGACCGCAACCGCACCTCGCCCTTCGCCTTCACGGGCAACCGCTTCGAGTTCCGGGCCGTGGGGTCGTCGGACAACTGCGCCGACGCGATGCTGACGCTCAACACGGCGGTCGCCGAGCAGCTCACCCGCTTCAAGGAGGCCGTCGACCGACACATCGAGAGCGGCATGAAAAAGGAGAAGGCGATCTACGAGGAGCTCAAAAAGCTCATTCGCGAGTGCAAGCCGATCCACTTCGACGGCAACGGCTATTCCGACGAGTGGAAAGCCGAAGCGGCCCGCCGGGGGCTCGACTGCGAAACCTCGACGCCGCTGATCTTCGACCGCTACCTGACCGCCGATTCGATCCGCATGTTCGAGAGCACGGGCGTGCTGAACAAGGTGGAGATCGAGGCCCGCACCGAGGTGAAATGGGAGACCTACACCAAAAAGATCCAGATCGAAGGGCGCGTGCTGGGCGACCTGACGATGAACCACATCGTCCCGATCGCCTCGCGCTACGAGGCGATGCTGCTGGACAAGGTATACAAAATGGCGCAGATCGGCGGGCTGGACGCCTCGGCCGACATCGATCTGCTCAAAAAGATACAGGGACACACGGCCGCTATCCAGACGCTCACGATCGAGATGATCGAAGCGCGCAAGAAGGCCAACCGCATCGAAAACGCACGCGCGAAGGCGATCGCCTACCACGACACGGTGGAGGTCTACTTCGAGGAGATCCGCCGCCACATCGACAAGCTCGAAGAGATCATCGACGACCAGATGTGGACGCTGCCCAAATATCGGGAACTTCTGTTCATCAAATAG
- a CDS encoding ATPase encodes MIVIADSGSTKCNWQLVDDSGSVRRVQSRGINAVLQRPDEVEALLRETFAEPVQADALHFYGAGCGERYPEQSARLREALARYFPAARIAVESDLMGAARALLGGRAGIACILGTGSNSCYYDGVRIVRNTPPLGWVLGDEGSGTYIGRQLVGNLLKGLCDESLRRLFFEEERLDYDEIIRRVYREGMANRFLASFTRFVARHIDRPELDELVCEAFRAFVRRNLAHYPADAEVSALGGVACHFERQLRHVLATEGMRAGRIVETPDEGLLNYHIWNRSE; translated from the coding sequence ATGATCGTAATCGCAGACAGCGGATCGACCAAATGCAACTGGCAGCTCGTCGACGACAGCGGCAGCGTACGCCGCGTACAGAGCCGTGGCATCAACGCCGTGCTCCAACGCCCCGACGAAGTGGAGGCGCTGCTCCGCGAGACCTTCGCGGAACCGGTGCAGGCCGACGCGCTCCATTTCTACGGCGCCGGCTGCGGCGAACGCTACCCCGAACAGAGCGCCCGCCTGCGGGAGGCGCTGGCGCGTTATTTCCCCGCGGCGCGCATCGCCGTCGAATCCGACCTCATGGGGGCGGCCCGCGCGCTGCTGGGCGGCCGTGCGGGCATCGCCTGCATCCTCGGCACGGGATCGAACTCCTGCTACTACGACGGCGTGCGCATCGTGCGCAACACGCCGCCGCTGGGCTGGGTTCTGGGCGACGAAGGAAGCGGGACGTACATCGGCCGGCAACTCGTCGGGAACCTGCTGAAAGGGCTTTGCGACGAATCGCTGCGCCGGCTCTTTTTCGAGGAGGAGCGGCTCGACTACGACGAGATCATCCGCCGTGTCTACCGCGAAGGGATGGCCAACCGTTTCCTGGCCTCGTTCACGCGCTTCGTGGCGCGGCACATCGACCGCCCCGAACTCGACGAACTGGTCTGCGAGGCGTTCCGCGCATTCGTGCGGCGCAACCTCGCGCACTACCCCGCCGACGCCGAAGTGTCGGCATTGGGCGGCGTCGCCTGTCATTTCGAACGGCAGCTGCGGCACGTGCTCGCAACCGAAGGGATGCGCGCGGGGCGGATCGTCGAGACCCCCGACGAAGGATTATTGAACTATCATATATGGAACAGATCAGAGTAA
- a CDS encoding helix-hairpin-helix domain-containing protein encodes MWSREDRRTLVLLLPLLVLAVAAFLLLEPKTPRSGAPPDAAKEAPPELFEFDPNTVDYRALRRLGFTKQDAAGVLRYRAAGKIFRIPEDFAACYQVSDSMYDRLEPYIRIGTEYRFRPRRDSAQRLRKPFVRRQRVVVPLVPFRIDTMTAKFLRAIGFTKRQAEAIADYNTLIGGFRDEEELCDYPIIGDSAGRRLAEYALFPERRRPLHDPVELNTADSAALRSVSGIGAKTVGAILDYRRRLGGFCRAEQLAEVRGVTESNYERILKQISVDSCRISKIDINFATPKALAEHPYIAPRTLRKILKRRQLKGGWSTLEEMIEDGILTREEADRLHPYLRFGVRTTQNDE; translated from the coding sequence ATGTGGTCGCGTGAAGATCGCCGGACGCTCGTGCTGCTGCTGCCGTTGCTGGTGCTGGCCGTGGCGGCGTTCCTGCTGCTCGAACCGAAGACGCCGCGGAGCGGGGCGCCGCCGGACGCTGCAAAGGAGGCGCCGCCGGAGCTGTTCGAGTTCGATCCCAATACGGTCGATTACCGTGCGTTGCGGCGGTTGGGCTTCACCAAGCAGGATGCGGCGGGCGTGCTGCGCTATCGGGCCGCGGGAAAGATCTTCCGCATACCGGAGGATTTCGCCGCCTGCTATCAGGTGAGCGATTCGATGTACGACCGTCTGGAACCCTATATCCGCATCGGGACGGAGTATCGTTTCCGGCCCCGCCGCGACAGTGCGCAACGTTTGCGCAAGCCCTTCGTGCGCCGCCAGCGGGTCGTCGTGCCGCTCGTGCCCTTCCGCATCGACACGATGACGGCGAAATTCCTGCGCGCGATCGGTTTCACGAAGCGGCAGGCCGAGGCGATCGCCGACTACAACACCCTCATCGGCGGTTTCCGCGACGAGGAGGAGTTGTGCGACTATCCGATTATCGGCGATTCGGCGGGCCGACGTTTGGCCGAGTACGCCCTCTTCCCCGAACGGCGGCGTCCGCTGCACGATCCGGTGGAGCTGAATACGGCCGACTCGGCGGCGCTGCGTTCGGTCAGCGGTATCGGTGCGAAGACCGTCGGGGCGATTCTCGACTACCGGCGGCGGCTGGGCGGTTTCTGCCGTGCGGAGCAACTGGCCGAAGTGCGGGGCGTCACCGAGAGCAATTACGAGCGGATACTGAAACAAATTTCGGTCGATAGTTGCAGAATTTCAAAAATAGATATTAACTTTGCAACTCCGAAAGCGCTGGCGGAGCATCCCTACATCGCCCCGCGGACGCTTCGGAAGATTTTGAAACGAAGACAATTGAAAGGAGGTTGGAGTACCCTGGAAGAGATGATCGAAGACGGCATACTGACACGCGAGGAGGCAGACAGACTGCATCCTTATCTTCGCTTCGGGGTACGGACGACGCAGAACGACGAGTGA
- a CDS encoding methylmalonyl-CoA mutase family protein — translation MANTKREKLFAEFPPVPTEKWEEVIAVDLKGADYERKLVWRTPEGFNVRPYYRAENLEGLKFLASEPGEFPYVRGTRCDNVWRVHQSLTVKCPEAANAEALKLLDSGVDSLGFSLTKGLSAAEVETLLRDIHLPAVEVVFSGEGVADVVEPVLAKIEKEGWQETASVHFVLDPIINRLSLTGAFCSPGGEKCFKMLAGLVRRTAAMKGVRVVTVSGENFSNAGSTIVEELAFTLSAGHEYLVRLMDEGLTVDEAARKIRFSMGVTSNYFMEMAKFRAARMLWANIVKGYNPEKGCSCKLFAHAVTSTWNQTVYDPYINMLRGTTEAMSAAIAGVHSLEVTPFNASFAEPDEFSKRIARNVELLLKHESHFDQVVDPAGGSYYIENLTQSIAAEAWKLFLELEEKGGYVAAFESGYVVERVDASAAAKDKSVAQRRITLLGANQYPNFTEVASDAVTEAAVTRRKKAGVLNPYRGAMAFEAMRLHVDRSGKTPKAFMLTAGHLAMARARAQFSCNFFACAGIRVQDNTFFKDLEEGVKAALESKAEIVVLCSSDDCYAELAPRVKEMLGDKAILVIAGAPACMAELEAQGIGNFIHVKSNVLDTLHNYLTQMGI, via the coding sequence ATGGCAAATACCAAGCGTGAAAAGCTGTTCGCCGAATTCCCGCCGGTTCCGACCGAGAAGTGGGAAGAGGTGATTGCGGTAGACCTCAAAGGGGCCGATTACGAGCGCAAACTGGTGTGGCGGACACCCGAAGGGTTCAACGTCCGGCCGTACTATCGCGCCGAAAACCTTGAAGGTCTCAAATTCCTCGCCTCCGAACCGGGCGAATTTCCCTATGTGCGCGGTACGCGGTGCGACAATGTGTGGCGCGTGCACCAGAGCCTGACGGTCAAGTGCCCCGAAGCGGCCAACGCCGAGGCGCTCAAACTGCTCGACTCGGGCGTCGATTCGCTGGGCTTCTCGCTCACGAAGGGGTTGTCGGCCGCCGAGGTCGAGACGCTGCTGCGCGACATCCACCTGCCTGCCGTCGAAGTGGTCTTTTCGGGCGAAGGCGTCGCGGACGTCGTGGAACCCGTATTGGCGAAGATCGAAAAGGAGGGCTGGCAGGAGACCGCTTCCGTGCACTTCGTGCTCGATCCGATCATCAACCGTCTGTCGCTCACCGGCGCGTTCTGCTCGCCCGGCGGGGAGAAGTGCTTCAAGATGCTGGCCGGTCTGGTGCGCCGTACGGCCGCGATGAAGGGTGTGCGCGTGGTGACGGTGTCGGGTGAGAACTTTTCGAACGCCGGTTCGACCATCGTCGAGGAGCTGGCCTTCACCCTTTCGGCCGGCCACGAATACCTCGTGCGGCTGATGGACGAGGGGTTGACCGTCGACGAGGCGGCCCGCAAGATCCGTTTCTCGATGGGCGTCACCTCCAACTACTTCATGGAGATGGCCAAGTTCCGCGCCGCCCGCATGTTGTGGGCCAACATCGTCAAAGGGTACAACCCCGAAAAGGGCTGCTCGTGCAAGCTCTTCGCTCACGCCGTGACCTCGACGTGGAACCAGACGGTCTACGACCCCTATATCAATATGCTGCGCGGCACGACCGAGGCGATGTCGGCGGCTATCGCCGGCGTGCATTCGCTCGAGGTGACGCCGTTCAACGCGTCGTTCGCCGAGCCTGACGAGTTCTCGAAGCGCATCGCCCGCAACGTCGAGCTGCTGCTCAAACACGAATCGCATTTCGATCAGGTGGTCGATCCCGCCGGCGGTTCGTACTACATCGAGAACCTCACGCAGTCGATCGCAGCCGAGGCGTGGAAGCTCTTCCTCGAATTGGAGGAGAAGGGCGGCTACGTCGCAGCGTTCGAGAGCGGTTACGTCGTCGAGCGCGTCGACGCATCGGCCGCTGCCAAGGACAAGAGCGTGGCGCAGCGCCGCATCACGCTGCTGGGTGCCAACCAGTATCCCAACTTCACGGAGGTCGCTTCCGACGCCGTGACCGAAGCCGCCGTGACGCGCCGGAAGAAGGCGGGCGTGCTCAATCCCTACCGCGGCGCGATGGCCTTCGAGGCGATGCGTCTGCATGTAGATCGCAGCGGCAAGACGCCCAAGGCGTTCATGCTCACCGCCGGTCATCTGGCCATGGCCCGCGCCCGCGCCCAGTTCTCGTGCAACTTCTTCGCCTGCGCGGGTATCCGTGTGCAGGACAACACCTTCTTCAAGGATCTGGAAGAGGGCGTAAAGGCCGCGCTCGAATCGAAGGCCGAGATCGTAGTGCTCTGCTCGTCGGACGACTGCTACGCCGAGCTGGCTCCCCGCGTCAAGGAGATGCTGGGCGACAAGGCCATTCTGGTCATCGCCGGCGCTCCGGCCTGCATGGCCGAGTTGGAGGCGCAGGGCATCGGCAACTTCATCCACGTGAAGAGCAACGTGCTCGACACGCTGCACAACTACCTTACGCAGATGGGAATCTAA
- the rpsU gene encoding 30S ribosomal protein S21 yields MIIMPVKEGENIEKALKKFKRKYERTGVLKELRRRQYFTKPSIAKREAMQHAIYVAHMNRDDE; encoded by the coding sequence ATGATTATCATGCCGGTAAAGGAGGGCGAAAACATCGAGAAGGCCCTCAAAAAGTTCAAACGCAAATACGAGCGCACGGGCGTTCTGAAAGAGTTGCGCCGCCGCCAGTATTTCACCAAGCCGTCGATCGCCAAGCGCGAGGCGATGCAGCATGCGATCTACGTGGCGCACATGAACCGCGACGACGAATAG
- a CDS encoding N-acetylmuramic acid 6-phosphate etherase encodes MEQIRVTEQASAYDDLQRMSVHDLLTGINREDRRVADAVAATIPTMERLVERIVERMQRGGRMFYIGAGTSGRLAVTDASELPPTYGVPFDTVIGLIAGGDGALRKAVEHAEDDTEGAWRDMQPWRPDSGDILIGVAASGTTPYVVGGLRTARAHGLLTGAITCNPRSPVAAEAEYALEAVVGPEFVTGSTRMKAGTAQKLMLNMISTAVMIRLGRVEGNKMVNMQLTNNKLVDRGTRMIVQETGIAEAEARALLLACGSVKAALDKIQRGE; translated from the coding sequence ATGGAACAGATCAGAGTAACGGAACAGGCTTCGGCCTACGACGATTTGCAGCGGATGTCGGTGCACGACCTGCTGACGGGCATCAACCGCGAAGACCGCCGTGTGGCCGATGCCGTGGCCGCGACCATTCCCACGATGGAACGACTCGTCGAGCGGATCGTCGAGCGGATGCAGCGCGGCGGACGAATGTTCTACATCGGTGCGGGCACGTCGGGCCGTTTGGCCGTGACCGACGCCTCGGAGCTGCCTCCGACCTACGGGGTGCCTTTCGACACGGTCATCGGGCTGATCGCCGGCGGCGACGGCGCCCTGCGCAAGGCCGTGGAACACGCCGAGGACGATACCGAAGGGGCTTGGCGCGACATGCAGCCGTGGCGGCCCGACAGCGGCGACATCCTGATCGGCGTCGCGGCATCGGGAACTACCCCCTACGTGGTCGGCGGACTGCGCACGGCACGGGCGCACGGGCTGCTCACCGGAGCGATCACCTGCAATCCCCGGTCGCCCGTCGCCGCCGAAGCGGAATATGCCTTGGAGGCAGTCGTGGGGCCGGAGTTCGTCACGGGTTCGACGCGGATGAAGGCCGGTACGGCGCAAAAACTGATGCTCAACATGATCTCCACGGCCGTGATGATCCGGCTGGGGCGCGTCGAAGGGAACAAGATGGTCAACATGCAGCTGACGAACAACAAACTCGTCGACCGCGGCACGCGCATGATCGTGCAGGAGACGGGGATCGCCGAGGCCGAAGCCCGCGCCCTGCTGCTCGCCTGCGGTTCGGTCAAGGCCGCACTCGACAAGATCCAACGAGGCGAATAG
- the scpA gene encoding methylmalonyl-CoA mutase — protein sequence MRAKFSELSYTGAAPKCCAQAGGEKEPWLTAEQIPVKGCYSAADLEGMEHLNYAAGVAPFLRGPYSTMYVMRPWTIRQYAGFSTAEESNAFYRRNLASGQKGLSVAFDLATHRGYDADHPRVVGDVGKAGVSICSVEDMKVLFNGIPLDKMSVSMTMNGAVLPILAFYIVAGLEQGCTLDQMAGTIQNDILKEFMVRNTYIYPPEFSMRIIADIFEYTSKNMPKFNSISISGYHMQEAGATADIELAYTLADGLEYLRAGVNAGMSVDAFAPRLSFFWAIGMNHFMEIAKMRAARMLWAKIVKQFDPKNPKSLALRTHSQTSGWSLTEQDPFNNVARTAIEAMGAALGHTQSLHTNALDEAIALPTDFSARIARNTQIYIQEETNICRQVDPWAGSYYVESLTEEIAQKAWEHIQEVEKLGGMAKAIETGIPKMRIEEASARKQARIDSGVEKIIGVNEYRLDKEAPIDILAVDNTAVRESQIKRLKELRASRDEAAVQKALAAITECVKTKQGNLLELAVEAAKVRATLGEISDACEVVVGRYKAVIRSISGVYSSEVKNDTQFEKAKELCARFAKKEGRQPRIMIAKLGQDGHDRGAKVVATGYADIGFDVDMGPLFQTPAEAAKQAVENDVHVVGVSSLAAGHLTLVPQIIAELKKLGREDIVVIVGGVIPAQDYDELYRDGAAAIFGPGTPIATAAIKILEILMGE from the coding sequence ATGAGAGCAAAATTTTCTGAATTATCATACACGGGCGCCGCGCCGAAGTGCTGCGCTCAGGCCGGCGGCGAGAAAGAGCCGTGGCTGACCGCCGAGCAGATTCCCGTCAAGGGGTGCTACTCGGCCGCCGATCTCGAAGGGATGGAACACCTCAACTACGCCGCGGGCGTGGCACCCTTCCTGCGCGGTCCCTATTCGACGATGTACGTGATGCGTCCGTGGACGATCCGTCAGTACGCCGGTTTCTCGACGGCCGAGGAGTCCAATGCCTTCTACCGCCGTAACCTCGCATCGGGCCAGAAGGGCCTTTCGGTGGCCTTCGACCTGGCGACGCACCGCGGCTACGACGCCGACCACCCGCGCGTGGTGGGCGACGTGGGCAAGGCCGGCGTGTCGATCTGTTCGGTGGAGGACATGAAGGTGCTCTTCAACGGTATTCCGCTCGACAAGATGTCAGTGTCGATGACCATGAACGGCGCCGTGCTGCCGATTCTGGCCTTCTACATCGTGGCGGGTCTGGAACAGGGCTGTACGCTCGACCAGATGGCCGGTACGATCCAGAACGACATCCTCAAGGAGTTCATGGTGCGCAACACCTATATTTATCCGCCCGAGTTCTCGATGCGCATCATCGCCGACATCTTCGAGTACACCTCGAAGAACATGCCCAAGTTCAACTCGATCTCGATTTCGGGTTACCACATGCAGGAGGCGGGCGCCACGGCCGACATCGAGCTGGCGTACACGCTGGCCGACGGTTTGGAGTACCTGCGCGCGGGTGTCAATGCCGGCATGTCGGTCGACGCCTTCGCACCGCGCCTGTCGTTCTTCTGGGCCATCGGCATGAATCACTTCATGGAGATCGCCAAGATGCGTGCGGCACGTATGCTGTGGGCCAAGATCGTCAAGCAGTTCGATCCGAAGAATCCCAAGTCGCTGGCGCTGCGTACCCACTCGCAGACCTCGGGCTGGTCGCTCACGGAGCAGGATCCCTTCAACAACGTGGCCCGCACGGCCATCGAGGCGATGGGTGCCGCATTGGGTCACACCCAGTCGCTGCATACCAACGCGCTGGACGAGGCGATCGCCCTGCCGACCGACTTCTCGGCGCGTATCGCCCGTAACACCCAGATCTATATTCAGGAGGAGACCAACATCTGCCGTCAGGTCGATCCGTGGGCCGGTTCCTACTATGTGGAGAGCCTCACCGAGGAGATCGCACAGAAGGCATGGGAGCACATTCAGGAGGTCGAGAAGCTGGGCGGTATGGCCAAGGCGATCGAGACCGGTATTCCGAAGATGCGCATCGAGGAGGCGTCGGCCCGCAAGCAGGCGCGCATCGACTCGGGCGTCGAGAAGATCATCGGCGTCAACGAGTACCGCCTGGACAAGGAGGCGCCGATCGACATCCTCGCGGTGGACAATACCGCCGTGCGCGAAAGCCAGATCAAGCGTTTGAAGGAGCTGCGCGCTTCGCGCGACGAGGCTGCCGTACAAAAGGCGCTGGCGGCCATCACCGAGTGCGTCAAGACCAAGCAGGGCAATCTGCTGGAACTGGCCGTCGAGGCCGCGAAGGTGCGTGCCACGCTGGGCGAGATATCGGATGCCTGCGAGGTCGTCGTAGGTCGATACAAGGCAGTTATTCGTTCGATTTCAGGTGTTTACAGTTCGGAAGTGAAAAACGATACGCAATTCGAGAAGGCGAAGGAGCTGTGCGCCCGGTTCGCCAAGAAAGAGGGCCGTCAGCCGCGCATCATGATTGCGAAGCTCGGTCAGGACGGTCACGACCGCGGCGCGAAGGTCGTGGCGACGGGATACGCCGACATCGGCTTCGACGTCGACATGGGCCCGCTGTTCCAGACGCCGGCCGAGGCCGCGAAGCAGGCCGTCGAGAACGACGTGCACGTGGTGGGCGTTTCGTCGCTCGCGGCGGGTCACCTGACACTCGTGCCGCAGATCATCGCCGAGTTGAAGAAGCTGGGCCGCGAGGACATCGTGGTGATCGTCGGCGGCGTTATTCCGGCGCAGGACTACGACGAACTCTACCGCGACGGTGCGGCGGCCATCTTCGGCCCCGGTACGCCGATCGCTACGGCCGCCATCAAGATTCTCGAAATCCTGATGGGCGAATAG
- a CDS encoding menaquinone biosynthesis decarboxylase codes for MSYNNLREFIERLEREGELVRVAAEVSPVEEIAELTDRMAKQPGGGKAILFERTGTDFPVVTNLMGSERRVALALGVESLDGLTRRIDTLLHEVTTPKATLWEKLRMLPLLGEMARWMPRSRRGRGPCQEVVLRGEAARLSLLPVLKCWPEDGGRFVTLPMVHTLDPDTGVRNVGMYRMQVFDDRTTGMHWHVHKTGARHYDGYRRQGRRMPVAVALGGDPVYAYAATAPMPDNMDEYLLAGFLRRRPVELVRCLTCGIEVPADCDFVIEGYVDPAEEKTVEGPFGDHTGFYSLEDRYPRFHVTAITHRRDAVYPATVVGVPPEEDAYIAEATERIFLAPIRLAVQPEVRDLWMPTAGTAHNLAVVAIERRYEGQAHKVAQSLWGAGQMMFNKYLVVADAATEIRRVEALAALVRRLDPARDLIAAEGVLDVLDHATATSGFGGKLALDLTQAAAREEQPLQLPERFEPCGGVAAAATGFAERWRTLALFVDRRTERVDAAAFFGRNPVRGVKCAVLFDREAEGLTGAELLWLAAADSDPRRDVTVVGEVVVVDARSKRPGVEGHPARFPNVAVASSATVERVDARWAEYGLGETMASPSERYRRLLLSDKAAW; via the coding sequence ATGTCCTACAACAATCTGCGCGAATTTATCGAACGGCTCGAACGCGAAGGCGAGCTGGTGCGTGTCGCGGCCGAGGTGTCGCCCGTGGAGGAGATCGCCGAACTGACCGACCGCATGGCCAAGCAGCCCGGCGGCGGAAAGGCGATCCTCTTCGAACGCACGGGGACGGACTTTCCGGTGGTGACCAACCTCATGGGCTCCGAACGCCGTGTGGCGCTGGCGCTGGGCGTGGAGTCGCTCGACGGGCTGACGCGGCGCATCGACACGCTGCTGCACGAAGTGACGACACCCAAAGCGACCCTGTGGGAGAAGCTGCGGATGCTGCCGCTGCTGGGCGAAATGGCGCGCTGGATGCCGCGCAGCCGACGCGGACGCGGCCCCTGCCAGGAGGTGGTGCTGCGGGGCGAGGCGGCACGACTGTCGCTGCTGCCGGTGCTCAAATGCTGGCCGGAGGACGGCGGGCGCTTCGTTACGCTGCCGATGGTGCATACGCTCGACCCCGATACGGGGGTGCGCAACGTGGGGATGTACCGGATGCAGGTTTTCGACGACCGCACGACCGGTATGCACTGGCACGTGCACAAGACCGGCGCACGCCACTACGACGGCTACCGGCGGCAGGGGCGGCGGATGCCCGTGGCCGTCGCGCTGGGCGGCGATCCCGTCTATGCGTATGCCGCGACGGCGCCGATGCCCGACAACATGGACGAATACCTGCTGGCGGGATTCCTGCGCCGGCGTCCCGTGGAGCTGGTGCGCTGTCTGACCTGCGGGATCGAGGTGCCGGCCGACTGCGATTTCGTGATCGAAGGCTATGTCGATCCCGCCGAGGAGAAGACGGTCGAGGGGCCGTTCGGCGACCATACGGGTTTCTACTCGCTCGAAGACCGCTACCCCCGCTTCCACGTGACGGCGATCACCCACCGGCGCGATGCCGTTTATCCCGCGACGGTGGTTGGGGTGCCGCCCGAGGAGGACGCCTACATCGCCGAAGCGACCGAGCGAATCTTTCTGGCGCCGATCCGTCTGGCCGTGCAGCCCGAGGTGCGCGACCTGTGGATGCCGACGGCCGGTACGGCGCACAATCTGGCCGTCGTCGCGATCGAGCGGCGCTACGAGGGGCAGGCGCACAAGGTGGCGCAGTCGCTGTGGGGCGCGGGGCAGATGATGTTCAACAAATACCTCGTCGTCGCCGATGCCGCGACCGAAATTCGCCGTGTCGAGGCGCTGGCGGCGCTGGTGCGCAGGCTCGATCCGGCGCGCGACCTCATTGCGGCCGAAGGGGTGCTCGACGTGCTCGACCATGCGACGGCGACCTCGGGGTTCGGCGGCAAGCTGGCCCTCGACCTGACGCAGGCCGCCGCACGCGAGGAACAGCCGTTGCAGCTGCCCGAACGCTTCGAGCCGTGCGGCGGGGTGGCGGCCGCGGCGACCGGCTTCGCGGAGCGGTGGCGTACGCTGGCGCTCTTCGTCGACCGGAGGACGGAGCGCGTCGATGCGGCGGCGTTCTTCGGGCGGAATCCGGTGCGGGGCGTGAAGTGCGCCGTGCTGTTCGACCGCGAGGCCGAGGGGCTGACGGGTGCCGAACTGCTGTGGCTGGCTGCGGCCGACAGCGATCCGCGGCGCGACGTGACGGTGGTCGGGGAGGTCGTGGTGGTCGATGCGCGCAGCAAGCGCCCCGGCGTGGAGGGGCATCCCGCGCGGTTCCCGAACGTGGCCGTCGCCTCGTCTGCGACGGTGGAGCGGGTGGATGCACGCTGGGCGGAGTACGGTCTGGGCGAGACGATGGCGTCGCCGTCGGAGCGTTACCGCCGGTTGCTGTTGTCGGATAAAGCCGCCTGGTGA